A genomic window from Pelagicoccus albus includes:
- a CDS encoding peroxiredoxin, protein MALKIGTKAPEFELPSTSGDTFVSREMHGKRWVLYFYPKDFTPGCTKEACSFRDEFAELRQTDIPVFGVSRDSIESHLQFKAKHSLPFELLADVSGEVAKLYDARMPIIGVTKRITYLIDGDGFVAGVHDELFGDKSHVASMLKAIR, encoded by the coding sequence ATGGCCTTAAAAATTGGAACAAAAGCACCCGAATTCGAACTTCCCTCCACAAGTGGAGATACCTTCGTCTCGCGAGAAATGCATGGGAAACGTTGGGTATTGTATTTTTATCCCAAGGACTTCACTCCGGGCTGTACCAAAGAGGCCTGCTCATTTCGAGATGAGTTTGCGGAGTTGAGGCAAACGGACATTCCAGTTTTCGGGGTGAGCCGGGATTCGATCGAGTCGCATTTGCAGTTTAAGGCGAAACATTCCTTGCCATTCGAACTATTAGCCGACGTTTCCGGAGAGGTAGCTAAACTCTATGATGCTCGAATGCCAATTATTGGGGTCACCAAACGCATAACGTATTTGATTGATGGAGACGGTTTCGTTGCTGGCGTGCACGACGAATTGTTTGGGGACAAGTCGCACGTCGCGTCGATGCTGAAAGCGATCAGGTGA